The genomic region GGATCACTCACCTATGTTACTATTTGGTTCAAAGATTCTATGAACGGATTATTACAGGATAAAGGAGCTGGCACTACCGGCACACTTTATGAAACTTCCGATGGCGGTGAAACTTGGACATTTCTTAATTACAACGGATCATGCTATACAAACGATATGTCTTATGTACCCGGAACTGACAATATGTATGTAAGTACCGGGGCAGCAGCCGGAGTTTCCGGTGCGTCCTATAGTTTGGATGGTGGAGCAAATTGGACGATATACGATGGAACAGAAGGTACACAATTTTTGGCAACTGATTGGGCAAACGATGAATGTGGATACGCCGGTGGTTTTACACTGGATCAGTTTACAGGTGGAATGTTTAAATATACATACGTCTCCGCACCTGTTCTTCCCCCGGAAGATCTATATGCAGAAGCCCTTGCAGATCTAACTGTTCAATTATTTTGGAGTCCTCCTCCCAGCGGTTCTGAAGGTTGGATCAGATGGGATAATGGTGAGAATGCCGGTTCTCTGGGATTAACCAATCCGGGTGAATGGGATGCAGCCAGCAAATTTTCTGCAACCGACATGCTTCCTTATGCTGATGGTGAAATTACAAAGATCAAATTCTATCCTACTTCTGAAACTGCTATTTATTCAGTCTGCATTTGGACCGGGGCAAATGCTTCCTTGGTTTTGGAACAAGATGTTCCATCTCCTACTATAAATGATTGGAATGAAATAGACCTTGATGTTTCGGTAACTGTAGAAAGTGGTACAATATACTGGATCGGTTATCATATGAATCAGGTTGATTCCGGTCAACCAAACGGTTATCCTGCCGGTTATGATGCAGGTCCTGCTCAAAATGGTTTATGGGCGAATCTCGGAAGCGGATTTCAGGATATTTCTACACAAGGCTTTGACTATAATTGGAATACCGCTGCTTATATTGAAAACTCCGATGGAGAAATTGCTCAAATTCAGAACAATGCATCTCGTTCACGTGATTTGACTGAGTATAATATTTTTCACTCTCTCGAATCAGGCGGACCTTACGATATTGTGGCAACAGTTCCCGCAGCTGATACATCATATATTCATCCCGACCCGGAAACAGGTGCTACAAATTATTATGTGGTAACCGCTGTTTATGGTATGGATGAAAGTGATTATACAAATGAAGCATCTGCTTATGTTGAAATTGCAACTGCCGAAGAAATTATCTATGATGATGATTCCGCAGAAACAGGATATAATTCCGGCACAATGGGTGATAGACTTGCAGTTCGAATGACTCCCGATACTTATCCCGTTTCTTTGTTGAGAGTAAAATTATATCTTACTCAAGTACAGCAAACAGTTGCCCTCGCTATTTGGGATGATGATGGACCTGACGGAAAACCCGGCACTCAAATTGTTGAAACCATAGCAGTTAGTACTTCAAGTATCCAAGCCAATAGCTGGACTGTTGTTACAATACCGGAAGGTGATAGACCAACAATTTACAGTGGCGATTTTTATGTTGGTTGGATAGAAACCGGTGCGGAAAATTTGATCGGTGTAGATGAAAATGGAACTGCTTATAATCGTAGTTGGCAATATACTTCAGGACAATGGTTCGACTATACTATGGGTGTT from Candidatus Cloacimonadota bacterium harbors:
- a CDS encoding T9SS type A sorting domain-containing protein, with protein sequence MKKIMTILFAMSLVLFTAALFANNEHPSQCITLNSHNQIQDETRDYGWVEQASGFSETSRGINFMNVVDENIVWATAYDGSGGGGSVHEFTRTVNGGELWVAGEIDVTDPNLEPAMVFALDDQKAWCPMHSGSPGGIYHTSDGGENWARQGHASMYTNPVSFANVVHFWNENDGFAQGDPVGGYYELYTTTDGGENWTRVPQANIPAPINGEFGIVGYYDVVGETIWWGTNKGRVFKSTDMGYNWTVCNPVGSLTYVTIWFKDSMNGLLQDKGAGTTGTLYETSDGGETWTFLNYNGSCYTNDMSYVPGTDNMYVSTGAAAGVSGASYSLDGGANWTIYDGTEGTQFLATDWANDECGYAGGFTLDQFTGGMFKYTYVSAPVLPPEDLYAEALADLTVQLFWSPPPSGSEGWIRWDNGENAGSLGLTNPGEWDAASKFSATDMLPYADGEITKIKFYPTSETAIYSVCIWTGANASLVLEQDVPSPTINDWNEIDLDVSVTVESGTIYWIGYHMNQVDSGQPNGYPAGYDAGPAQNGLWANLGSGFQDISTQGFDYNWNTAAYIENSDGEIAQIQNNASRSRDLTEYNIFHSLESGGPYDIVATVPAADTSYIHPDPETGATNYYVVTAVYGMDESDYTNEASAYVEIATAEEIIYDDDSAETGYNSGTMGDRLAVRMTPDTYPVSLLRVKLYLTQVQQTVALAIWDDDGPDGKPGTQIVETIAVSTSSIQANSWTVVTIPEGDRPTIYSGDFYVGWIETGAENLIGVDENGTAYNRSWQYTSGQWFDYTMGVPQNMMMRAVVNTDVGVNEPNPQNLNSIYNFPNPVTSTTTFKYNIQSAPQEPVEINIYNILGQRVDSVTGENGIAVWNPTNIPNGLYFYKIKTENYSATKKMLLMK